The following proteins are encoded in a genomic region of Microbacterium sp. NC79:
- a CDS encoding HSP90 family protein, with amino-acid sequence MTSSPQQFQVDLRGVVDLLSRHIYSSPRVYLRELLQNAGDAITARRSLDGGGGSIRITPIGQASSEFVLRDDGIGLTADEVAELLATVGRSSKRDIFDLPRQDFLGQFGIGLLSCFMVADEIVIRSQSATGAAAVEWVGKTDGTFTVRELTEPLPIGTSVHLTPRMGQVELLQAATVRRLAETFGEFLPYRIAIDLPGGGDDAINHEPPFLDVASHPEKALEYGTTVLGTQPFDMIDLSAPGTGCRGIGYVLPFMPPPSARQTSRVYLNRMLLGERIPDLLPEWAFFVRAVVDSTGLHPTASRESLVEDDALEETREAFGQAIRRWVLDLGLTQPHRLQQFVAIHEVSLKSLVRHDEELAQFIVRWLTVETTHGRLAIGDLVQRFGRVRYAETVDEYHQVASISDASTVLVNGGYLYDADIVRMLPALYPAVLVERVDVVSEFERLDPPPLDDRDTTVALEARATAVLADVDTTVIVRTLDRQSLPALYVADPEVLRKIDRTRAQGISGSLWSGVLGKLDEITSSMRSDDTDLSARLCLNWGNKTVRTLTRVTDDAVFSRTVQLLYVQALLAGHRPLSERDRALMTTALADLIALSAGEIEPDFLPPLENGDA; translated from the coding sequence GTGACCTCGTCCCCACAACAGTTTCAAGTGGACCTTCGGGGCGTTGTCGACCTCCTCAGCCGCCACATCTATTCGAGCCCGCGGGTCTACCTGCGAGAACTCCTGCAAAATGCCGGCGATGCCATCACGGCCCGTCGCTCGCTCGATGGCGGCGGTGGGTCCATTCGGATCACGCCGATTGGCCAGGCGTCCAGCGAATTTGTGCTGCGCGACGACGGCATTGGCCTGACAGCCGATGAGGTCGCTGAGCTTCTCGCGACCGTGGGCCGCAGCTCGAAGCGCGACATTTTTGACCTGCCGCGGCAAGATTTTCTCGGGCAGTTCGGTATTGGACTGCTGAGTTGCTTCATGGTGGCAGACGAAATTGTCATTCGTTCGCAGAGCGCGACCGGTGCGGCCGCTGTCGAATGGGTGGGTAAGACCGATGGCACCTTCACGGTGCGGGAACTGACGGAACCACTTCCCATCGGCACCAGCGTGCACCTCACGCCCCGAATGGGGCAGGTCGAGCTGTTGCAGGCGGCCACAGTGCGCCGCCTCGCCGAGACCTTTGGCGAGTTTCTCCCCTACCGCATCGCGATTGATCTGCCAGGCGGCGGAGACGATGCCATCAACCACGAGCCACCGTTTCTCGACGTCGCTTCCCACCCCGAAAAGGCGTTGGAGTACGGAACCACGGTGCTGGGCACGCAGCCTTTCGACATGATCGACTTGTCGGCGCCCGGAACCGGTTGCCGCGGTATCGGGTACGTTTTGCCGTTTATGCCGCCGCCGAGTGCCAGACAGACCAGCCGCGTCTATCTCAACCGGATGCTGCTGGGCGAGCGCATCCCTGACCTGCTTCCGGAGTGGGCGTTCTTCGTGCGCGCGGTTGTCGATTCCACCGGGCTGCACCCCACCGCGAGCCGGGAATCACTCGTCGAAGACGATGCCCTCGAAGAAACCCGCGAGGCGTTCGGCCAGGCGATTCGCCGGTGGGTGCTTGACCTCGGCCTCACGCAGCCGCACCGTCTGCAACAGTTCGTCGCGATTCACGAAGTCTCGCTGAAATCACTCGTGCGTCACGACGAAGAACTGGCGCAGTTCATCGTGCGCTGGTTGACCGTGGAGACCACCCACGGCCGCCTCGCTATCGGCGATCTCGTGCAGCGCTTCGGTCGCGTGCGATACGCGGAGACGGTCGATGAATATCACCAGGTCGCGAGCATTTCTGACGCGTCGACCGTGCTGGTCAACGGCGGATACCTCTACGACGCCGACATCGTGCGCATGCTTCCAGCCCTCTACCCCGCCGTTCTCGTTGAGCGTGTCGACGTCGTCAGCGAGTTTGAACGACTCGACCCGCCGCCGCTCGATGATCGCGACACCACCGTCGCACTCGAAGCCCGCGCCACCGCGGTGCTCGCCGACGTCGACACCACCGTCATCGTGCGCACGCTCGACCGCCAGAGCTTGCCTGCACTGTACGTCGCTGACCCCGAAGTGCTCCGCAAGATCGATCGCACCCGGGCGCAGGGCATCTCCGGCTCGCTGTGGTCGGGGGTGCTTGGCAAGCTCGATGAAATCACGTCGTCGATGCGGTCAGATGACACCGATCTGTCTGCCCGGCTGTGCCTGAACTGGGGCAACAAGACCGTCCGCACCCTCACCAGGGTCACCGATGACGCCGTGTTCAGCCGCACCGTGCAGTTGCTGTACGTGCAGGCGCTGCTCGCCGGTCACCGCCCGCTGTCTGAACGCGACCGCGCGCTCATGACCACGGCGCTTGCTGACCTCATTGCGCTGTCCGCAGGCGAGATCGAACCCGACTTTCTTCCCCCTCTCGAGAACGGTGACGCATGA
- the secE gene encoding preprotein translocase subunit SecE — MVDDASRGELAANGAVAAKKMNVFARIALFFRQVIAELRKVVTPTRSELIKFTAVVLGFVVVMMALVFGLDTLFLAMANVVFGVPS, encoded by the coding sequence ATGGTTGATGACGCTTCGCGCGGCGAGCTCGCGGCGAACGGTGCAGTAGCAGCGAAGAAGATGAACGTCTTCGCGCGTATTGCGCTGTTTTTCCGTCAGGTGATCGCCGAGCTTCGCAAGGTCGTCACGCCGACACGCAGTGAACTTATTAAGTTCACTGCGGTTGTTCTCGGCTTCGTCGTCGTCATGATGGCCTTGGTGTTTGGCCTCGACACGCTGTTCTTGGCAATGGCCAACGTCGTCTTCGGAGTTCCATCCTGA
- a CDS encoding tyrosine-type recombinase/integrase, whose amino-acid sequence MQDFGASPAALRLITSASNVALANPEAQFFSAMIDGWRNQQLSRGLREQTIRNRTATVTRFRDFVDKPPWRWTVADVDEFTAESGGRTRTLSTMRANHGSIRGFCDYLTNPLYDWMEICDREFGEVPSQVCLPWNTVAHRFEFEGDGKRRPFTYDEIERLFDTADARVELLVSSGRKGALGALRDAQLLKTVYAFGLRRTEAVMLDTVDLHHNAKMRQWGRYGAVHVRWAKAAGGGAPRRRTVLLVPEFDWWVPGMQQWLEQARARFAPGDRLDALWVTERRTRLSAGYLDRRFAELRDEAGLSKDLTLHSLRHSYVTHLLEFGYADRFVQEQVGHMHASTTSIYASVSSDYKNRVLAEALKALIEGEVDDR is encoded by the coding sequence ATGCAAGATTTTGGGGCTTCTCCAGCGGCGCTTCGGCTGATCACGTCAGCATCGAACGTCGCACTGGCGAACCCGGAAGCGCAGTTTTTCAGCGCGATGATCGATGGTTGGCGGAACCAGCAGCTGTCGCGCGGACTCCGTGAGCAGACGATACGGAACCGGACGGCGACGGTGACGCGGTTCCGTGATTTCGTGGACAAACCGCCATGGAGGTGGACGGTCGCGGATGTGGATGAGTTCACTGCTGAGTCCGGCGGTCGCACTCGGACGCTGTCGACGATGCGCGCCAACCATGGGTCTATCCGTGGGTTCTGTGATTACCTCACGAACCCGTTGTACGACTGGATGGAGATCTGCGATCGCGAGTTTGGGGAGGTCCCCTCGCAGGTGTGTCTGCCGTGGAACACGGTGGCGCATCGGTTCGAGTTTGAAGGCGATGGGAAGCGTCGCCCGTTCACGTACGACGAGATTGAGCGCCTGTTTGACACGGCCGACGCTCGCGTCGAGCTGCTCGTGAGCTCCGGGAGAAAGGGTGCGCTCGGCGCGTTGCGGGATGCCCAGTTGCTGAAGACGGTCTACGCGTTCGGTCTGCGCCGCACTGAGGCGGTGATGCTCGATACCGTCGATTTGCACCACAACGCGAAGATGCGGCAGTGGGGGCGCTACGGCGCGGTTCACGTGCGATGGGCGAAGGCGGCGGGCGGTGGCGCGCCACGACGTCGCACGGTGCTGCTGGTGCCGGAGTTCGACTGGTGGGTGCCCGGCATGCAGCAATGGCTCGAGCAGGCCCGGGCCCGTTTCGCGCCCGGAGACCGCCTCGACGCGCTCTGGGTGACCGAGCGCCGTACGCGTCTGTCTGCTGGGTATCTCGACCGGAGGTTCGCAGAGCTGCGTGATGAAGCCGGCCTGTCGAAGGATCTGACACTGCACAGCCTCCGGCATTCCTATGTCACGCACCTTCTCGAGTTCGGGTACGCCGATCGATTCGTCCAAGAGCAGGTCGGGCATATGCATGCCTCGACGACCTCGATCTACGCCTCCGTCAGCTCGGACTACAAGAACCGTGTGCTCGCCGAAGCGCTGAAGGCCCTCATCGAAGGAGAAGTTGATGACCGTTGA
- the rplK gene encoding 50S ribosomal protein L11 codes for MAPKKKVTGLIKLQINAGAANPAPPIGPALGQHGVNIMEFCKAYNAATESQRGNVIPVEITVYEDRSFTFVLKTPPAAELIKKAAGVAKGSSTPHTVKVAKISADQVRTIAEQKMADLNAIDIDAASKIIAGTARSMGITVEG; via the coding sequence ATGGCACCTAAGAAGAAGGTGACCGGCCTGATCAAGCTTCAGATCAACGCTGGTGCAGCCAACCCGGCGCCGCCGATCGGACCGGCTCTCGGTCAGCACGGCGTGAACATCATGGAGTTCTGCAAGGCCTACAACGCAGCGACCGAGTCGCAGCGCGGAAACGTGATCCCTGTTGAGATCACCGTTTACGAAGACCGCAGCTTCACGTTCGTCCTGAAGACGCCGCCGGCAGCTGAGCTCATCAAGAAGGCAGCTGGTGTTGCCAAGGGTTCGTCGACGCCGCACACCGTCAAGGTTGCAAAGATTTCGGCAGACCAGGTCCGCACGATCGCTGAGCAGAAGATGGCTGACCTGAACGCGATTGACATCGATGCTGCATCGAAGATCATCGCTGGTACCGCTCGCTCCATGGGCATCACGGTCGAGGGCTAA
- a CDS encoding lipopolysaccharide assembly protein LapB yields the protein MTTAEEITALFQQIDHTAWGPEERELTARAVAMAVELGDEELEYRARMRQTSSANQGGDTTLLLSSFAWCLAKHDSDPTRFPSDIGNGGADLMWHFKWMASTLRASPEFSTEQIQAVLDDMEAHFRAEGLGLSAVAMARFEDAWGSGRLAEAEERRLVLEATPRDDHSHCDACGRSQLVGYFADTDRDADAIRLVEEMIEGGFGCGEEPEHALARSLLPFLRAGRLSDARRAHLRSYRLARDNADNLGMVATNIVFAAITGNEARALAMVERHVRWLAHDALNVAGHARALRSFGIALDAVTRAGHGDTVVRGADATELVRFFGEHDGAWTAAELAPVAWAKAAEIGARFDARNGTTAFADALARDQRVAELRFDVPILSEAFIPEPAALVPQTAAERFTRAIELSDWGDAAGALVALQAALDDNDPTHAADLHGLMVGALLAADRQDETGPHLAAYAAASRADGHDELARLIEDLGLTLFGIEGEASVPRLLEAADAAVSPGVRAVTLSGIASAYLRDGKVQEALDMAHLSLEAFVIHGDVEDIVDALANVAFYAGIAGDVAAARAAADQGLEMPAASRGQRASMLEIRGRIRGGEGEFVEGAADADEASRLIALIGATWGAARVSVLAGAMYEDAGMPTEAAARYRVTLRQVERDGDDTSAVRFRLARALLSAGNAGEAAELLSVVHEEEAAADATAANRAETVSLLAEAFEVDEQYGNAVGAWGYAAELFEQAESTAGRAHALAMQGRILGQFGETEESVALLEQSIDLARQEPDNVVLLSRSLHLLAQTLGSVGDPRALTVLDETEKLAIEHDAPWLIADVTDSRARTLGAMGQLDEAIAMALRAADGYDSESDAQSAGGAELFAARVLAGSDRLDEAISIYQTLLARPIHGTPVHQVAALELGNLLTTLGRHGEAAEVRTALDE from the coding sequence ATGACAACGGCCGAAGAGATCACCGCACTGTTCCAGCAGATTGACCACACCGCGTGGGGCCCTGAAGAGCGTGAGCTCACCGCCCGCGCCGTCGCGATGGCCGTCGAACTGGGCGACGAAGAGCTCGAGTACCGCGCCCGCATGCGCCAAACCTCGTCGGCGAATCAGGGCGGCGACACCACCCTGCTGCTCAGCTCGTTTGCGTGGTGCTTGGCCAAGCACGATTCCGACCCCACGCGTTTCCCGTCGGACATCGGCAACGGTGGCGCCGACCTGATGTGGCATTTCAAGTGGATGGCCTCCACCCTGCGCGCCAGCCCCGAGTTCAGCACCGAGCAGATTCAGGCGGTGCTCGATGACATGGAAGCGCACTTCCGCGCTGAGGGGCTGGGCCTGAGCGCCGTCGCGATGGCGCGCTTTGAAGATGCGTGGGGCTCCGGCCGCCTCGCCGAGGCGGAAGAGCGCCGGCTCGTGCTGGAAGCGACACCGCGCGACGACCACAGCCACTGTGACGCATGCGGACGCAGCCAACTCGTCGGATACTTCGCCGATACTGACCGCGACGCCGATGCGATCCGTCTCGTTGAAGAGATGATCGAGGGCGGCTTCGGGTGCGGCGAAGAGCCTGAGCACGCGCTCGCCCGCTCCCTTCTCCCCTTCCTCCGCGCTGGCCGCCTTTCCGACGCGAGGCGCGCGCATCTGCGGAGCTACCGGCTGGCTCGTGACAACGCCGACAACCTCGGCATGGTTGCCACCAACATTGTCTTCGCCGCGATCACGGGCAACGAGGCACGCGCTCTCGCCATGGTTGAGCGTCACGTGCGCTGGCTCGCTCACGATGCGCTCAACGTTGCTGGCCACGCCCGCGCCCTGCGGTCCTTCGGCATCGCGCTCGACGCCGTGACCCGTGCCGGCCACGGCGACACCGTGGTTCGCGGCGCTGATGCCACCGAGCTTGTGCGCTTCTTTGGCGAGCACGACGGCGCGTGGACGGCCGCCGAGCTCGCGCCGGTCGCCTGGGCGAAGGCTGCTGAGATTGGCGCCCGCTTCGATGCGCGCAACGGAACCACAGCTTTCGCCGATGCGTTGGCTCGCGATCAGCGCGTGGCTGAGTTGCGCTTTGACGTGCCCATTCTTTCTGAAGCCTTCATACCGGAACCCGCAGCACTGGTTCCGCAGACGGCAGCGGAGCGTTTCACCCGTGCGATCGAACTGAGCGACTGGGGCGACGCCGCTGGCGCGCTCGTCGCCCTGCAGGCGGCTCTCGACGACAACGACCCGACGCACGCCGCCGATCTGCACGGCCTCATGGTCGGCGCTCTGCTGGCCGCCGACCGGCAGGACGAAACCGGGCCGCACCTTGCCGCTTACGCCGCCGCCAGCCGCGCCGACGGCCACGACGAACTTGCCCGTCTTATCGAAGACCTGGGGCTCACACTGTTTGGTATCGAGGGCGAAGCCTCCGTGCCACGCCTGTTGGAGGCGGCCGATGCGGCTGTGTCACCGGGCGTGCGCGCCGTCACGCTGAGCGGTATCGCAAGCGCCTACCTCCGCGACGGCAAGGTGCAAGAGGCCCTCGATATGGCACACCTGTCGCTGGAAGCTTTTGTGATTCACGGCGATGTAGAAGATATCGTCGATGCGCTCGCCAACGTCGCCTTCTACGCCGGTATCGCCGGTGATGTTGCCGCCGCGCGCGCAGCCGCCGACCAAGGCTTGGAAATGCCAGCCGCATCGCGTGGGCAGCGCGCCTCAATGCTCGAGATTCGCGGCCGCATTCGTGGTGGCGAAGGCGAGTTCGTTGAGGGGGCAGCCGATGCTGATGAGGCGTCACGCCTGATCGCGCTGATCGGTGCCACATGGGGAGCCGCACGGGTATCGGTGCTGGCTGGCGCCATGTACGAAGACGCCGGGATGCCGACCGAAGCGGCCGCCCGCTACCGTGTCACCCTTCGGCAGGTCGAGCGCGACGGCGATGACACGTCAGCCGTGCGGTTCCGGCTCGCTCGTGCCCTTCTCTCCGCTGGCAACGCGGGTGAAGCCGCCGAGCTGCTCTCCGTCGTGCACGAAGAAGAAGCCGCCGCTGATGCGACTGCAGCGAACCGCGCCGAAACGGTCTCGCTGCTGGCCGAGGCGTTTGAGGTGGACGAGCAGTACGGCAACGCTGTCGGCGCGTGGGGGTATGCAGCTGAGCTCTTTGAGCAGGCTGAGAGCACGGCCGGTCGCGCCCACGCCCTCGCCATGCAGGGCCGCATTCTCGGCCAGTTCGGTGAGACCGAAGAGTCGGTGGCGCTACTCGAGCAGTCGATCGACCTGGCCAGGCAGGAACCTGACAACGTCGTGCTCCTCAGCCGTTCACTGCACCTGCTCGCACAAACGCTCGGTTCCGTTGGCGACCCCCGCGCACTCACCGTGCTCGATGAAACCGAGAAGCTGGCGATCGAGCACGATGCGCCCTGGTTGATTGCCGACGTCACGGATTCTCGCGCACGAACACTGGGCGCGATGGGTCAGCTCGACGAGGCGATTGCGATGGCACTGCGCGCCGCCGACGGCTACGACAGCGAAAGCGATGCGCAATCCGCCGGCGGAGCAGAGCTCTTCGCGGCTCGCGTGCTTGCTGGTTCCGATCGCCTCGATGAGGCCATCAGTATCTATCAAACGCTCCTCGCGCGCCCGATCCACGGCACCCCGGTGCACCAGGTCGCAGCGCTCGAGCTCGGCAACCTACTGACGACGCTCGGCCGCCACGGCGAAGCCGCCGAGGTGCGCACCGCGCTCGATGAATAG
- a CDS encoding cation-translocating P-type ATPase: protein MHGTLLLRDEGGRVSAACGCEHEPATAADDENEEVGRPWWKDRGIMVPVFSGVAFLTGLILEWSGLEIPALVLFWAGLLLGASTFTPGAIRKLLKGKLGIGLLMTISAIGAVILGYVEEAAALAFLYSIAEALEDKAMDRARGGLRALLKLVPETATVLRDGVAVQVQAKELTVGQVMVVRPGERIATDGIVRAGRSSLDTSAITGESIPVEVEPGDAVSAGAINSAGALEVETTAAGTDNSLTTIVELVEQAQTEKGERARLADRIARPLVPGVLILAALVAILGSLLGDPEMWITRALVVLVAASPCALAISVPLTVVAAIGAASKFGVIIKSGAVFERFGTVRHVAVDKTGTLTCNEPAVTAVLTANSVTETQALAWAAALEQHSTHPLASAITAATPGIAAAVDVTEKAGHGIEGTVDGSRITVGSPRWLDAGELGDRVAGLEEQGMTVVIVHRDGFPVAAIGVRDELRPEVPEVVRTLADQGIDMTMLTGDNARTARALAAQAGIKDVRAELRPEDKAAAIGELSKAGSVAMIGDGINDAPALASADIGIAMGATGSDAAIESADVAFTGHDLRLIPRAFDHARRCRRIINQNIILSLLIITALLPLALFGVLGLAAVVLVHEIAEVIVILNGLRAARAKSPALSSVTPSSPVAVHAGRN, encoded by the coding sequence ATGCACGGTACCTTGCTGCTGCGGGACGAGGGCGGACGCGTGAGCGCGGCGTGTGGCTGCGAACACGAGCCTGCTACTGCGGCGGATGATGAGAATGAAGAGGTGGGGCGACCCTGGTGGAAGGACCGCGGCATCATGGTGCCGGTCTTTTCAGGTGTCGCATTCCTCACCGGTCTAATCCTTGAATGGTCCGGCCTCGAGATCCCGGCGCTCGTGCTGTTCTGGGCCGGCCTGTTGCTGGGCGCGTCGACGTTCACTCCTGGCGCGATCCGGAAGCTGTTAAAGGGCAAGCTCGGGATCGGGCTGCTGATGACGATCAGCGCGATCGGCGCGGTCATTCTCGGTTACGTCGAGGAGGCCGCAGCGTTGGCCTTCCTATACTCAATCGCAGAGGCCCTCGAGGACAAGGCGATGGACCGCGCCCGGGGAGGGCTGCGGGCGCTGCTGAAGCTGGTGCCGGAGACGGCGACAGTGCTGCGCGACGGGGTGGCCGTGCAGGTTCAGGCGAAGGAGCTGACGGTCGGCCAGGTCATGGTGGTCCGACCGGGCGAGCGGATCGCGACCGACGGGATCGTCCGTGCGGGGCGCTCCAGCTTGGACACCTCGGCGATCACCGGGGAATCGATCCCGGTCGAGGTCGAGCCCGGCGATGCGGTGTCGGCCGGCGCGATCAACAGCGCCGGCGCACTGGAGGTCGAAACGACCGCGGCGGGTACCGACAACTCGCTAACCACGATCGTCGAACTGGTGGAGCAGGCGCAGACGGAGAAGGGCGAGCGTGCTCGTCTCGCGGACCGGATCGCTCGCCCGCTGGTGCCCGGTGTGCTGATCCTCGCCGCCCTCGTCGCGATCCTCGGATCGCTGCTGGGCGACCCGGAGATGTGGATCACCCGCGCACTCGTCGTGCTAGTCGCAGCCTCACCCTGTGCGCTGGCGATCTCTGTTCCGCTGACGGTCGTCGCCGCGATCGGCGCGGCGAGCAAGTTCGGCGTGATCATCAAATCCGGAGCCGTCTTCGAGCGCTTCGGCACGGTCCGGCACGTAGCCGTCGACAAGACCGGCACCCTCACCTGCAACGAGCCCGCGGTCACCGCCGTCCTCACCGCGAACAGCGTGACCGAGACACAGGCGCTGGCCTGGGCGGCGGCGCTGGAACAGCACAGCACGCATCCCCTCGCCTCCGCTATCACCGCTGCGACTCCGGGCATTGCGGCAGCTGTAGACGTGACCGAGAAGGCCGGGCACGGCATCGAAGGCACCGTCGACGGGTCGAGAATCACCGTCGGCAGCCCCCGCTGGCTCGACGCCGGGGAGCTCGGAGACCGGGTCGCGGGTCTCGAGGAACAGGGCATGACCGTCGTGATCGTCCACCGGGACGGATTCCCGGTCGCGGCGATCGGTGTCCGCGACGAACTGCGCCCCGAAGTTCCCGAAGTCGTCCGCACGCTCGCGGATCAGGGCATCGACATGACCATGCTCACCGGCGACAACGCCCGCACCGCACGCGCCCTCGCCGCACAGGCTGGCATCAAGGATGTGCGTGCGGAGCTGCGTCCCGAGGACAAGGCAGCGGCAATCGGTGAGCTGTCGAAGGCGGGATCGGTCGCGATGATTGGCGACGGCATCAACGACGCCCCGGCCCTCGCCTCCGCGGACATCGGCATCGCGATGGGAGCGACCGGTTCCGACGCAGCGATCGAGTCCGCCGATGTCGCGTTCACGGGCCACGACCTGCGCCTCATTCCGCGGGCGTTCGACCACGCCCGCCGGTGTCGGCGGATCATCAACCAGAACATCATCCTGTCGTTGCTGATCATCACCGCGTTGCTCCCACTCGCGCTGTTCGGAGTCCTGGGGCTGGCCGCCGTCGTCCTCGTCCACGAGATCGCTGAGGTCATCGTGATCCTTAACGGCCTGCGCGCCGCGCGCGCCAAGTCGCCCGCGCTGTCGTCGGTAACGCCTTCTTCACCTGTCGCGGTCCACGCGGGTCGGAACTGA
- a CDS encoding helix-turn-helix transcriptional regulator — translation MTVELDTGWNLRSVMASRGIFQTSKLKPLLEERGIDLSREQVYRLVTQPPQRVRLDVLAALCDALECSLDDLVTITRREALAPVAVGEEATRGSIGDLRPVRAAIRRPRTK, via the coding sequence ATGACCGTTGAGCTCGACACCGGCTGGAATCTGCGCAGCGTGATGGCTTCGCGCGGGATCTTCCAGACCTCCAAGCTGAAGCCTCTGCTCGAAGAGCGCGGCATCGACCTGTCCCGGGAGCAGGTCTATCGGCTGGTGACTCAGCCGCCACAGCGGGTGCGTCTTGACGTGTTGGCGGCGTTGTGTGATGCACTGGAGTGCTCGCTCGACGATCTCGTGACGATCACTCGCCGGGAGGCCTTGGCCCCGGTGGCGGTGGGCGAGGAGGCGACACGGGGGTCGATCGGTGATCTCCGTCCTGTTCGCGCGGCGATTCGTCGGCCGCGTACGAAGTAG
- a CDS encoding metal-sensitive transcriptional regulator: protein MTDVIKPAASCDHGEHGYITDKARYLARLKRIEGQARGVHRMVEDEQYCIDVLTQISALTSALQGVAIGLLEDHLRHCVADAVRAGGDTAEEKIREASQAIGRLVR from the coding sequence ATGACCGACGTCATTAAACCTGCAGCTTCGTGTGACCACGGCGAGCACGGCTACATCACCGACAAAGCCCGCTACCTCGCCCGACTCAAACGCATCGAAGGCCAAGCACGTGGCGTGCACCGCATGGTCGAAGACGAGCAATACTGCATCGATGTCCTCACCCAGATCTCCGCACTCACCAGCGCCCTGCAAGGCGTCGCCATCGGACTCCTCGAAGACCACCTCCGCCACTGCGTCGCAGACGCCGTCCGCGCAGGCGGGGACACTGCCGAAGAGAAAATACGAGAGGCATCTCAAGCCATCGGCCGCCTCGTCCGGTGA
- a CDS encoding metalloregulator ArsR/SmtB family transcription factor, with product MLTIVSRLDVMNRLGRAMADPTRSRILMTLLDGPSYPAVLSRELELTRSNVSNHLTCLRDCGVVVAEPEGRQTRYEIADPHLAAALVSLVDVTLAVDEHAPCVDSACTVPCCCGTRADA from the coding sequence GTGCTGACTATTGTTTCACGCCTCGACGTCATGAACCGGCTCGGCCGTGCCATGGCGGATCCGACGCGTTCCCGGATCCTGATGACGTTGCTCGATGGTCCGAGCTACCCGGCCGTGCTCTCGCGCGAGTTGGAGCTGACGCGCTCGAACGTGTCTAACCATCTCACCTGCCTGCGCGACTGCGGGGTCGTGGTCGCTGAGCCTGAGGGTCGCCAGACTCGCTACGAGATCGCAGATCCGCACCTTGCTGCTGCGCTCGTTTCCCTCGTGGACGTGACGCTGGCTGTCGATGAGCACGCACCTTGCGTGGACTCAGCATGCACGGTACCTTGCTGCTGCGGGACGAGGGCGGACGCGTGA
- the nusG gene encoding transcription termination/antitermination protein NusG, with protein sequence MTERIHDDADWAPAAEQSSEDDQAQEGNVLAADEHASDAAETAAMHIVDDESADDSDLDDIDINDPEADAIVNDALDINETAEAEAAAEVLTDALAEEVAEQAADAADEVTPYDGPEADEDADPYEAFKLELRTLPGKWYVIHSYAGFERKVKANIEQRKSTLEVEEDIYQIEVPMEDVVEIKNGQRKMVTRVRIPGYVLVRMELNEDTWSVVRHTPGVTGFVGNAHNPTPLRFEEAFNMLKSLVEVKDVQLAKAAGKNGIAAPVRSVSAEVDFEVGETITIKEGSFAGLPGTISEIKPESGKLTVLVSLFERETPVELSFDQVTKMM encoded by the coding sequence GTGACTGAACGTATTCACGACGACGCCGACTGGGCGCCCGCGGCAGAGCAGTCCAGCGAGGATGACCAGGCTCAAGAGGGCAACGTCCTCGCAGCTGACGAGCACGCCAGTGATGCAGCCGAGACGGCTGCCATGCACATCGTCGACGATGAGAGCGCTGATGACAGCGACCTCGACGACATTGACATTAACGACCCGGAGGCAGACGCAATCGTGAACGACGCGCTCGACATCAACGAGACGGCTGAAGCGGAGGCCGCTGCCGAGGTTCTTACCGACGCACTCGCTGAAGAGGTTGCAGAGCAGGCTGCTGACGCTGCTGATGAGGTCACCCCTTACGACGGCCCCGAGGCTGACGAAGACGCTGACCCGTACGAGGCGTTCAAGCTGGAACTGCGCACGCTGCCTGGCAAGTGGTACGTCATTCACTCGTACGCTGGCTTCGAGCGCAAGGTTAAGGCCAACATCGAGCAGCGTAAGTCGACTCTTGAGGTAGAAGAAGACATCTACCAGATCGAGGTCCCCATGGAGGACGTCGTCGAAATCAAGAACGGCCAGCGCAAGATGGTTACCCGCGTGCGCATCCCGGGCTACGTGCTCGTGCGTATGGAGCTGAACGAAGACACCTGGTCGGTTGTTCGCCACACGCCTGGTGTTACCGGCTTCGTCGGCAACGCTCACAACCCGACGCCGCTGCGCTTCGAAGAGGCCTTCAACATGCTGAAGTCGCTCGTTGAGGTCAAGGACGTTCAGCTGGCTAAGGCCGCAGGCAAGAACGGCATCGCCGCTCCGGTTCGCTCGGTCTCGGCTGAGGTTGACTTCGAGGTCGGCGAGACGATCACGATCAAGGAAGGCTCGTTCGCTGGCCTTCCCGGAACGATCTCCGAGATCAAGCCGGAGAGCGGCAAGCTCACCGTTCTGGTTTCGCTCTTCGAGCGTGAGACTCCGGTCGAGCTGTCGTTCGACCAGGTCACCAAGATGATGTAA